A DNA window from Helianthus annuus cultivar XRQ/B chromosome 15, HanXRQr2.0-SUNRISE, whole genome shotgun sequence contains the following coding sequences:
- the LOC110911175 gene encoding uncharacterized protein LOC110911175 isoform X6, with product MVEVARYGEQRDLINKSDDGRLLLCMGGGKDGRKINVGDCALFKPSHNSLPFVGRIRKLKLGKENNLSLCVNWLYRPADVKLKEGAPLEAAPNEVFYSFHKDEIPAASLLHPCKVTFLRKGVEFPPGISSFVCRRVYDIESECLWWLTDKNYINSFLTQKLQEEVDQLLDKTSIEMHGAVQTGGRSPKPINGPNGSAQLKPSSDNVQNSSSSISSHAKSKKREHGAHNSESVKRDRLSKVDDADSGQLRPERVLKSEIAKITDKGGLLDFGGVEKLIQLMRPDSTEKKLNLACRRMLVDVISGTDRFDYLNRFVQLRGLSVLDEWLQEIHKCKIGDGSPKENEKSVEDFLFSLLRALDRLPVNLHALQTCNVGKSVNHLRSHKNSEIQKKARSLVSTWKRRVEAEMNIIETKSSTSRGGSWPNKSMISEVSHVGPKGSTSQPSVIKSQRPKQSSGEVVVKSPTSLGSTKLSPSSSQSPNNSQSCSSDHGKTGTSSVSKISSSVSHSKNSSNGFHASTILGVQKGSPTKHTSERVSDVSLVDNGSNPRLIVRLPNTSRSPVQTASVESPGDSSTVSGKGSVPVPSEKQDLKVSRKIDSVSNVQNTNTAKGLVVCDEEHGKKDASFGSGSSSGITPKPGKLYEPSYSSINALVESCAKFSEASVPPSGGDVGGINLLASVAAGEMTRSDVSPACSPGSNSPVREDSSSVNVAKLRQTANDVGHSEDNISVANGSVGGDNSTQLVNMDTDVKPAGLIEDASVNATNMKPNSLSSLQEDKCVDDKPVKSTVGLGPGPPDAAAATVKTETQINEESASWSSSDMHADEKKLVHKRSTDDVDLAPKFEENDDNKAEHSARQNMDSGTSECAHENMENDGKTPVSEKSNDVTEPEPSCVEDRTVKLDFDLNEVLPSDDGVQGEAEKAALHTPSTLPSNNKNRSGLITVAAAAKGPFYPSESLSRGKPELGWKGSAATSAFRPAEPRKVDVPVPDNRTTKPVRPLFDFDLNVGAEDAGQSNAPSGLDLDLNASEEGPEVVQLSISRPRSFLPGGPNSSRDFDLNGPGVEEVGGESVSFSKNGMQFMSGVSNVRMNNMDIGSYSTWFPPNNTYPAMTIPSQRMLAPVASTSVNPEMFRGPVLSSSPAVAFSSSVPFQYSAFPFETNFSIPSMSNTFSSVSNAYVDSSSSGGGPICFPTIPSVGPNGVVSMPYRPYFMSLPGGGSSNVGPDGRKWGSQGQGQGLDLNAGPGGGSDDKLPFALRQLPLAGSQAVADEQLKMFQQMAAGSGGAPKRKEPDGGWDGDRISYKHPHWQ from the exons ATGGTTGAAGTCGCACGGTACGGAGAACAACGAGATTTGATTAATAAGAGTGATGATGGACGATTATTGTTATGTATGGGCGGTGGGAAG GATGGTCGAAAGATTAATGTTGGCGACTGTGCTCTGTTCAAGCCATCCCACAATTCCCTTCCGTTTGTTGGAAGAATTCGTAAATTAAAATTAGGAAAAGAAAACAATTTAAGTCTTTGTGTGAACTGGCTTTACCGACCTGCAGACGTAAAGCTTAAAGAAGGTGCTCCGCTGGAAGCAGCACCAAACGAGGTTTTCTACTCTTTTCACAAGGATGAGATACCTGCTGCATCGTTACTCCACCCGTGTAAAGTCACATTTCTTCGTAAAGGTGTTGAATTTCCTCCAGGGATATCCTCATTTGTGTGCAGACGAGTGTATGATATTGAGAGCGAGTGTTTATGGTGGTTAACTGACAAAAACTATATTAAC TCTTTTTTAACACAGAAACTGCAAGAAGAAGTAGACCAGTTATTAGATAAGACGTCGATAGAAATGCATGGAGCAGTGCAGACCGGAGGTCGGTCTCCGAAACCTATAAATGGTCCGAATGGGTCCGCACAACTCAAACCTAGTTCTGATAATGTACAAAATAGTTCATCTTCCATTTCATCACATGCCAAGAGTAAGAAGAGAGAGCATGGTGCTCACAATTCAGAATCTGTCAAACGCGATCGTTTATCTAAAGTAGATGATGCCGATTCCGGTCAACTTAGACCAGAACGTGTATTAAAGTCCGAGATCGCTAAAATTACTGATAAAGGAGGGTTGTTAGATTTCGGTGGAGTTGAAAAACTAATACAGCTCATGCGACCTGATAGTACCGAGAAGAAACTAAACCTAGCTTGTCGGAGAATGCTTGTTGATGTAATATCGGGTACTGACCGATTCGATTACTTAAACCGGTTCGTTCAGCTACGGGGCTTGTCTGTTTTAGATGAATGGCTTCAAGAGATTCACAAGTGTAAAATCGGTGATGGTAGTCCTAAAGAGAACGAAAAATCCGTTGAGGATTTTCTCTTTTCGTTACTACGCGCACTCGACAGGTTGCCCGTGAATCTTCATGCTTTACAGACGTGTAATGTCGGGAAGTCTGTGAATCATTTACGTAGCCATAAAAATTCTGAAATTCAGAAGAAAGCTAGAAGTCTGGTCAGCACATGGAAGAGACGCGTAGAAGCCGAAATGAATATTATCGAAACAAAGTCTAGTACAAGTCGAGGTGGTTCTTGGCCAAACAAGTCGATGATTTCGGAAGTTTCTCATGTGGGTCCTAAGGGTTCTACTTCACAACCTTCTGTGATAAAATCTCAACGGCCAAAACAAAGCTCGGGTGAAGTTGTAGTCAAATCACCAACATCTCTGGGGTCCACAAAACTGTCACCGTCGTCCAGTCAATCTCCGAACAATAGTCAGTCGTGTTCTAGTGATCATGGGAAGACGGGGACGTCGAGCGTAAGTAAGATCTCGAGTAGCGTTTCTCATAGTAAAAACTCAAGCAACGGTTTTCATGCATCTACAATCCTGGGAGTTCAAAAGGGATCGCCAACGAAGCATACGTCAGAAAGAGTATCTGACGTGTCACTTGTAGATAACGGTAGCAACCCGAGGCTCATAGTGAGGTTGCCAAACACTAGTCGAAGTCCCGTACAAACTGCAAGTGTGGAATCACCTGGAGATTCGTCGACGGTATCTGGCAAGGGCTCGGTTCCAGTACCTTCCGAGAAGCAGGATCTGAAAGTAAGTAGAAAAATTGACTCCGTCAGCAACGTACAAAACACAAACACGGCTAAAGGACTGGTTGTCTGTGATGAAGAACATGGTAAGAAAGATGCATCGTTCGGCAGTGGTTCGTCATCAGGGATCACTCCAAAACCGGGGAAACTATACGAGCCATCTTATAGCTCGATAAACGCGTTGGTGGAGAGCTGTGCGAAGTTTTCTGAAGCTAGTGTGCCTCCATCGGGTGGTGATGTTGGTGGGATTAATCTTCTTGCCAGCGTGGCGGCTGGCGAAATGACGAGATCCGATGTGTCACCTGCGTGTTCTCCAGGTAGTAACTCGCCCGTACGTGAAGACTCCTCTTCTGTCAACGTTGCTAAGTTAAGACAAACGGCTAATGATGTAGGTCACAGTGAAGATAATATCAGTGTGGCTAATGGTTCTGTCGGTGGGGATAATAGTACACAATTGGTGAATATGGACACTGACGTAAAGCCTGCGGGTTTGATAGAAGATGCTTCCGTGAATGCTACGAATATGAAACCGAACAGTTTAAGTTCATTACAGGAAGACAAGTGTGTTGATGATAAACCGGTTAAAAGCACCGTGGGTCTGGGTCCGGGTCCACCTGATGCAGCTGCTGCAACTGTAAAAACCGAAACACAGATAAACGAAGAATCGGCTTCTTGGTCGTCTTCAGATATGCATGCGGATGAGAAGAAATTGGTGCACAAACGGTCGACAGATGATGTTGATTTAGCACCAAAGTTTGAAGAGAATGATGACAATAAAGCCGAGCATAGTGCAAGACAAAATATGGATTCTGGCACTAGTGAATGCGCCCATGAGAATATGGAAAACGACGGAAAGACCCCTGTGTCTGAAAAATCTAATGATGTAACCGAGCCCGAGCCCAGTTGTGTTGAAGATCGTACAGTAAAGTTGGACTTTGATCTGAATGAAGTTCTTCCTAGTGATGATGGGGTACAAGGCGAGGCTGAAAAGGCTGCTCTTCATACACCTAGCACGTTACCTTCCAACAATAAAAATCGGTCTGGTTTGATTACAGTAGCTGCCGCTGCCAAAGGACCGTTTTACCCTTCCGAGAGTCTTTCCCGAGGTAAGCCCGAGCTTGGGTGGAAAGGTTCCGCTGCGACCAGTGCGTTCCGTCCAGCAGAACCACGAAAGGTTGACGTTCCAGTTCCTGATAACCGTACAACTAAACCGGTTCGCCCTCTTTTTGACTTTGATCTGAACGTTGGAGCCGAAGATGCTGGTCAAAGCAATGCACCGTCAGGACTGGATCTTGATCTAAACGCATCTGAGGAGGGTCCGGAGGTTGTCCAGCTGTCGATAAGTAGACCGAGGTCATTTCTACCTGGCGGGCCGAATTCTTCACGGGACTTTGACCTGAACGGGCCTGGTGTGGAAGAAGTCGGTGGCGAATCGGTATCGTTTTCCAAAAACGGTATGCAGTTTATGTCCGGTGTTTCTAATGTCAGAATGAATAATATGGATATTGGAAGCTACTCAACGTGGTTTCCACCGAACAATACCTACCCAGCGATGACCATCCCGTCTCAACGAATGTTGGCTCCTGTCGCCAGCACGTCAGTTAATCCCGAAATGTTCAGGGGTCCTGTCTTGTCATCATCTCCCGCAGTTGCGTTTTCGTCCAGTGTACCGTTTCAGTATTCAGCTTTCCCATTCGAGACCAATTTCTCAATACCGTCAATGTCGAATACGTTTTCTTCGGTTTCAAATGCTTATGTGGATTCTTCATCGTCTGGTGGTGGGCCGATTTGTTTTCCGACTATTCCTTCGGTGGGACCTAACGGTGTGGTGTCAATGCCGTATAGGCCGTACTTTATGAGTCTACCTGGCGGCGGTTCGAGTAATGTTGGTCCTGACGGTAGAAAGTGGGGTAGccaaggtcaaggtcaaggtcTAGATCTAAATGCAGGTCCTGGAGGCGGTTCGgatgataaattgccttttgCGTTAAGACAGTTACCTCTTGCTGGTTCTCAAGCCGTAGCTGATGAGCAGTTAAAGATGTTTCAGCAAATGGCGGCAGGTAGTGGCGGCGCACCGAAACGGAAAGAGCCTGATGGCGGTTGGGACGGTGATAGGATTAGCTACAAACATCCACATTGGCAGTAA
- the LOC110911175 gene encoding uncharacterized protein LOC110911175 isoform X7 has product MVEVARYGEQRDLINKSDDGRLLLCMGGGKDGRKINVGDCALFKPSHNSLPFVGRIRKLKLGKENNLSLCVNWLYRPADVKLKEGAPLEAAPNEVFYSFHKDEIPAASLLHPCKVTFLRKGVEFPPGISSFVCRRVYDIESECLWWLTDKNYINKLQEEVDQLLDKTSIEMHGAVQTGGRSPKPINGPNGSAQLKPSSDNVQNSSSSISSHAKSKKREHGAHNSESVKRDRLSKVDDADSGQLRPERVLKSEIAKITDKGGLLDFGGVEKLIQLMRPDSTEKKLNLACRRMLVDVISGTDRFDYLNRFVQLRGLSVLDEWLQEIHKCKIGDGSPKENEKSVEDFLFSLLRALDRLPVNLHALQTCNVGKSVNHLRSHKNSEIQKKARSLVSTWKRRVEAEMNIIETKSSTSRGGSWPNKSMISEVSHVGPKGSTSQPSVIKSQRPKQSSGEVVVKSPTSLGSTKLSPSSSQSPNNSQSCSSDHGKTGTSSVSKISSSVSHSKNSSNGFHASTILGVQKGSPTKHTSERVSDVSLVDNGSNPRLIVRLPNTSRSPVQTASVESPGDSSTVSGKGSVPVPSEKQDLKVSRKIDSVSNVQNTNTAKGLVVCDEEHGKKDASFGSGSSSGITPKPGKLYEPSYSSINALVESCAKFSEASVPPSGGDVGGINLLASVAAGEMTRSDVSPACSPGSNSPVREDSSSVNVAKLRQTANDVGHSEDNISVANGSVGGDNSTQLVNMDTDVKPAGLIEDASVNATNMKPNSLSSLQEDKCVDDKPVKSTVGLGPGPPDAAAATVKTETQINEESASWSSSDMHADEKKLVHKRSTDDVDLAPKFEENDDNKAEHSARQNMDSGTSECAHENMENDGKTPVSEKSNDVTEPEPSCVEDRTVKLDFDLNEVLPSDDGVQGEAEKAALHTPSTLPSNNKNRSGLITVAAAAKGPFYPSESLSRGKPELGWKGSAATSAFRPAEPRKVDVPVPDNRTTKPVRPLFDFDLNVGAEDAGQSNAPSGLDLDLNASEEGPEVVQLSISRPRSFLPGGPNSSRDFDLNGPGVEEVGGESVSFSKNGMQFMSGVSNVRMNNMDIGSYSTWFPPNNTYPAMTIPSQRMLAPVASTSVNPEMFRGPVLSSSPAVAFSSSVPFQYSAFPFETNFSIPSMSNTFSSVSNAYVDSSSSGGGPICFPTIPSVGPNGVVSMPYRPYFMSLPGGGSSNVGPDGRKWGSQGQGQGLDLNAGPGGGSDDKLPFALRQLPLAGSQAVADEQLKMFQQMAAGSGGAPKRKEPDGGWDGDRISYKHPHWQ; this is encoded by the exons ATGGTTGAAGTCGCACGGTACGGAGAACAACGAGATTTGATTAATAAGAGTGATGATGGACGATTATTGTTATGTATGGGCGGTGGGAAG GATGGTCGAAAGATTAATGTTGGCGACTGTGCTCTGTTCAAGCCATCCCACAATTCCCTTCCGTTTGTTGGAAGAATTCGTAAATTAAAATTAGGAAAAGAAAACAATTTAAGTCTTTGTGTGAACTGGCTTTACCGACCTGCAGACGTAAAGCTTAAAGAAGGTGCTCCGCTGGAAGCAGCACCAAACGAGGTTTTCTACTCTTTTCACAAGGATGAGATACCTGCTGCATCGTTACTCCACCCGTGTAAAGTCACATTTCTTCGTAAAGGTGTTGAATTTCCTCCAGGGATATCCTCATTTGTGTGCAGACGAGTGTATGATATTGAGAGCGAGTGTTTATGGTGGTTAACTGACAAAAACTATATTAAC AAACTGCAAGAAGAAGTAGACCAGTTATTAGATAAGACGTCGATAGAAATGCATGGAGCAGTGCAGACCGGAGGTCGGTCTCCGAAACCTATAAATGGTCCGAATGGGTCCGCACAACTCAAACCTAGTTCTGATAATGTACAAAATAGTTCATCTTCCATTTCATCACATGCCAAGAGTAAGAAGAGAGAGCATGGTGCTCACAATTCAGAATCTGTCAAACGCGATCGTTTATCTAAAGTAGATGATGCCGATTCCGGTCAACTTAGACCAGAACGTGTATTAAAGTCCGAGATCGCTAAAATTACTGATAAAGGAGGGTTGTTAGATTTCGGTGGAGTTGAAAAACTAATACAGCTCATGCGACCTGATAGTACCGAGAAGAAACTAAACCTAGCTTGTCGGAGAATGCTTGTTGATGTAATATCGGGTACTGACCGATTCGATTACTTAAACCGGTTCGTTCAGCTACGGGGCTTGTCTGTTTTAGATGAATGGCTTCAAGAGATTCACAAGTGTAAAATCGGTGATGGTAGTCCTAAAGAGAACGAAAAATCCGTTGAGGATTTTCTCTTTTCGTTACTACGCGCACTCGACAGGTTGCCCGTGAATCTTCATGCTTTACAGACGTGTAATGTCGGGAAGTCTGTGAATCATTTACGTAGCCATAAAAATTCTGAAATTCAGAAGAAAGCTAGAAGTCTGGTCAGCACATGGAAGAGACGCGTAGAAGCCGAAATGAATATTATCGAAACAAAGTCTAGTACAAGTCGAGGTGGTTCTTGGCCAAACAAGTCGATGATTTCGGAAGTTTCTCATGTGGGTCCTAAGGGTTCTACTTCACAACCTTCTGTGATAAAATCTCAACGGCCAAAACAAAGCTCGGGTGAAGTTGTAGTCAAATCACCAACATCTCTGGGGTCCACAAAACTGTCACCGTCGTCCAGTCAATCTCCGAACAATAGTCAGTCGTGTTCTAGTGATCATGGGAAGACGGGGACGTCGAGCGTAAGTAAGATCTCGAGTAGCGTTTCTCATAGTAAAAACTCAAGCAACGGTTTTCATGCATCTACAATCCTGGGAGTTCAAAAGGGATCGCCAACGAAGCATACGTCAGAAAGAGTATCTGACGTGTCACTTGTAGATAACGGTAGCAACCCGAGGCTCATAGTGAGGTTGCCAAACACTAGTCGAAGTCCCGTACAAACTGCAAGTGTGGAATCACCTGGAGATTCGTCGACGGTATCTGGCAAGGGCTCGGTTCCAGTACCTTCCGAGAAGCAGGATCTGAAAGTAAGTAGAAAAATTGACTCCGTCAGCAACGTACAAAACACAAACACGGCTAAAGGACTGGTTGTCTGTGATGAAGAACATGGTAAGAAAGATGCATCGTTCGGCAGTGGTTCGTCATCAGGGATCACTCCAAAACCGGGGAAACTATACGAGCCATCTTATAGCTCGATAAACGCGTTGGTGGAGAGCTGTGCGAAGTTTTCTGAAGCTAGTGTGCCTCCATCGGGTGGTGATGTTGGTGGGATTAATCTTCTTGCCAGCGTGGCGGCTGGCGAAATGACGAGATCCGATGTGTCACCTGCGTGTTCTCCAGGTAGTAACTCGCCCGTACGTGAAGACTCCTCTTCTGTCAACGTTGCTAAGTTAAGACAAACGGCTAATGATGTAGGTCACAGTGAAGATAATATCAGTGTGGCTAATGGTTCTGTCGGTGGGGATAATAGTACACAATTGGTGAATATGGACACTGACGTAAAGCCTGCGGGTTTGATAGAAGATGCTTCCGTGAATGCTACGAATATGAAACCGAACAGTTTAAGTTCATTACAGGAAGACAAGTGTGTTGATGATAAACCGGTTAAAAGCACCGTGGGTCTGGGTCCGGGTCCACCTGATGCAGCTGCTGCAACTGTAAAAACCGAAACACAGATAAACGAAGAATCGGCTTCTTGGTCGTCTTCAGATATGCATGCGGATGAGAAGAAATTGGTGCACAAACGGTCGACAGATGATGTTGATTTAGCACCAAAGTTTGAAGAGAATGATGACAATAAAGCCGAGCATAGTGCAAGACAAAATATGGATTCTGGCACTAGTGAATGCGCCCATGAGAATATGGAAAACGACGGAAAGACCCCTGTGTCTGAAAAATCTAATGATGTAACCGAGCCCGAGCCCAGTTGTGTTGAAGATCGTACAGTAAAGTTGGACTTTGATCTGAATGAAGTTCTTCCTAGTGATGATGGGGTACAAGGCGAGGCTGAAAAGGCTGCTCTTCATACACCTAGCACGTTACCTTCCAACAATAAAAATCGGTCTGGTTTGATTACAGTAGCTGCCGCTGCCAAAGGACCGTTTTACCCTTCCGAGAGTCTTTCCCGAGGTAAGCCCGAGCTTGGGTGGAAAGGTTCCGCTGCGACCAGTGCGTTCCGTCCAGCAGAACCACGAAAGGTTGACGTTCCAGTTCCTGATAACCGTACAACTAAACCGGTTCGCCCTCTTTTTGACTTTGATCTGAACGTTGGAGCCGAAGATGCTGGTCAAAGCAATGCACCGTCAGGACTGGATCTTGATCTAAACGCATCTGAGGAGGGTCCGGAGGTTGTCCAGCTGTCGATAAGTAGACCGAGGTCATTTCTACCTGGCGGGCCGAATTCTTCACGGGACTTTGACCTGAACGGGCCTGGTGTGGAAGAAGTCGGTGGCGAATCGGTATCGTTTTCCAAAAACGGTATGCAGTTTATGTCCGGTGTTTCTAATGTCAGAATGAATAATATGGATATTGGAAGCTACTCAACGTGGTTTCCACCGAACAATACCTACCCAGCGATGACCATCCCGTCTCAACGAATGTTGGCTCCTGTCGCCAGCACGTCAGTTAATCCCGAAATGTTCAGGGGTCCTGTCTTGTCATCATCTCCCGCAGTTGCGTTTTCGTCCAGTGTACCGTTTCAGTATTCAGCTTTCCCATTCGAGACCAATTTCTCAATACCGTCAATGTCGAATACGTTTTCTTCGGTTTCAAATGCTTATGTGGATTCTTCATCGTCTGGTGGTGGGCCGATTTGTTTTCCGACTATTCCTTCGGTGGGACCTAACGGTGTGGTGTCAATGCCGTATAGGCCGTACTTTATGAGTCTACCTGGCGGCGGTTCGAGTAATGTTGGTCCTGACGGTAGAAAGTGGGGTAGccaaggtcaaggtcaaggtcTAGATCTAAATGCAGGTCCTGGAGGCGGTTCGgatgataaattgccttttgCGTTAAGACAGTTACCTCTTGCTGGTTCTCAAGCCGTAGCTGATGAGCAGTTAAAGATGTTTCAGCAAATGGCGGCAGGTAGTGGCGGCGCACCGAAACGGAAAGAGCCTGATGGCGGTTGGGACGGTGATAGGATTAGCTACAAACATCCACATTGGCAGTAA